The Salvia miltiorrhiza cultivar Shanhuang (shh) chromosome 1, IMPLAD_Smil_shh, whole genome shotgun sequence genome has a window encoding:
- the LOC131007221 gene encoding peptidyl-prolyl cis-trans isomerase FKBP43-like isoform X2, with the protein MKGASLIKMESGSDLDVELLQVYQKMLTLQHTQCGMLLQEFNTRSSSSKKKREKKRKRSEKKRDMSQPLLIEADKEATTLEQQQRDESKEERELSLQIIEPPVDGGIFNKEEMNIVEGEEKIENKAKELENKDVDLSIVCVEEKIENKAEELENKAADLSIACVEEKIENKAEELENKTADLSISLEDKIENQQLVPPNSGVMDNDVPSSSVMDNVVSLPALLRDVKVEDDGTKKTSSKKKKKKKKKKKKEEEEKMKEDRKETSCKVENRLFDLAILVMEEGDPNGKLACKGAKVKLHISAKVKGSEHPFESTKDGEPHIVKIDDERMIEGLRIGIEGMRVGEKRRVIIPPSLGYGDDGWEGMVPPNSWLEYEVHLIDTTMPR; encoded by the exons ATGAAAGGTGCGTCTCTCATAAAAATGGAGTCCGGGTCGGATTTGGATGTGGAACTACTTCAAGTGTATCAGAAAATGTTAACTCTTCAGCACACACAGTGTGGAATGCTTCTTCAAGAGTTCAACACTCGCTCCTCTTCCTCAA AGAAGAAGCGAGAGAAGAAGCGAAAGCGAAGTGAGAAAAAAAGGGACATGTCCCAACCACTACTCATTGAAGCAGATAAGGAAGCCACCACTCTAGAACAACAACAACG TGATGAGTCAAAGGAAGAGAGGGAACTTAGTCTCCAAATAATTGAGCCACCAGTAGACGGTGGGATATTCAACAAAGAAGAGATGAATATTGTTGAAGGTGAAGAGAAGATTGAAAATAAAGCCAAGGAGTTAGAAAACAAAGATGTGGACTTGTCAATTGTTTGTGTTGAAGAGAAGATTGAAAATAAAGCTGAGGAGTTAGAAAACAAAGCTGCGGACTTGTCAATTGCTTGTGTTGAAGAGAAGATTGAAAATAAAGCTGAGGAGTTAGAAAACAAAACTGCGGATTTGTCAATTTCTCTTGAAGACAAGATTGAGAATCAACAATT GGTTCCTCCTAATTCTGGTGTCATGGATAATGATGTTCCTAGTTCAAGTGTTATGGATAATGTTGTTTCTCTGCCAGCACTACTACGTGATGTTAAAGTAGAAGATGATGG CACAAAGAAGACAAGTtcgaaaaagaagaagaagaag aagaagaagaagaagaaggaggaggaggagaagatGAAGGAGGACAGAAAGGAAACATCATGCAAAGTGGAAAATCGACTGTTTGATTTGGCAATACTTGTAATGGAAGAGGGAGACCCTAATGGAAAGTTAGCTTGCAAAGGGGCAAAG GTCAAACTTCATATTTCTGCCAAGGTCAAGGGCAGTGAGCACCCATTTGAGTCTACTAAAGACGGAGAACCTCATATTGTTAAAATAG ATGATGAGAGAATGATCGAGGGATTACGCATTGGCATTGAAG ggATGCGCGTTGGTGAAAAGAGGAGGGTCATTATTCCGCCATCTCTAGG TTATGGAGATGATGGTTGGGAGGGTATGGTACCGCCCAATTCATGGTTGGAATACGAGGTTCATTTGATAGATACTACTATGCCGCGTTGA
- the LOC131007221 gene encoding peptidyl-prolyl cis-trans isomerase FKBP43-like isoform X3: MKGASLIKMESGSDLDVELLQVYQKMLTLQHTQCGMLLQEFNTRSSSSKKKREKKRKRSEKKRDMSQPLLIEADKEATTLEQQQRDESKEERELSLQIIEPPVDGGIFNKEEMNIVEGEEKIENKAKELENKDVDLSIVCVEEKIENKAEELENKAADLSIACVEEKIENKAEELENKTADLSISLEDKIENQQLVPPNSGVMDNDVPSSSVMDNVVSLPALLRDVKVEDDGTKKTSSKKKKKKKKKKKEEEEKMKEDRKETSCKVENRLFDLAILVMEEGDPNGKLACKGAKVKLHISAKVKGSEHPFESTKDGEPHIVKIDDERMIEGLRIGIEGMRVGEKRRVIIPPSLGYGDDGWEGMVPPNSWLEYEVHLIDTTMPR, translated from the exons ATGAAAGGTGCGTCTCTCATAAAAATGGAGTCCGGGTCGGATTTGGATGTGGAACTACTTCAAGTGTATCAGAAAATGTTAACTCTTCAGCACACACAGTGTGGAATGCTTCTTCAAGAGTTCAACACTCGCTCCTCTTCCTCAA AGAAGAAGCGAGAGAAGAAGCGAAAGCGAAGTGAGAAAAAAAGGGACATGTCCCAACCACTACTCATTGAAGCAGATAAGGAAGCCACCACTCTAGAACAACAACAACG TGATGAGTCAAAGGAAGAGAGGGAACTTAGTCTCCAAATAATTGAGCCACCAGTAGACGGTGGGATATTCAACAAAGAAGAGATGAATATTGTTGAAGGTGAAGAGAAGATTGAAAATAAAGCCAAGGAGTTAGAAAACAAAGATGTGGACTTGTCAATTGTTTGTGTTGAAGAGAAGATTGAAAATAAAGCTGAGGAGTTAGAAAACAAAGCTGCGGACTTGTCAATTGCTTGTGTTGAAGAGAAGATTGAAAATAAAGCTGAGGAGTTAGAAAACAAAACTGCGGATTTGTCAATTTCTCTTGAAGACAAGATTGAGAATCAACAATT GGTTCCTCCTAATTCTGGTGTCATGGATAATGATGTTCCTAGTTCAAGTGTTATGGATAATGTTGTTTCTCTGCCAGCACTACTACGTGATGTTAAAGTAGAAGATGATGG CACAAAGAAGACAAGTtcgaaaaagaagaagaagaag aagaagaagaagaaggaggaggaggagaagatGAAGGAGGACAGAAAGGAAACATCATGCAAAGTGGAAAATCGACTGTTTGATTTGGCAATACTTGTAATGGAAGAGGGAGACCCTAATGGAAAGTTAGCTTGCAAAGGGGCAAAG GTCAAACTTCATATTTCTGCCAAGGTCAAGGGCAGTGAGCACCCATTTGAGTCTACTAAAGACGGAGAACCTCATATTGTTAAAATAG ATGATGAGAGAATGATCGAGGGATTACGCATTGGCATTGAAG ggATGCGCGTTGGTGAAAAGAGGAGGGTCATTATTCCGCCATCTCTAGG TTATGGAGATGATGGTTGGGAGGGTATGGTACCGCCCAATTCATGGTTGGAATACGAGGTTCATTTGATAGATACTACTATGCCGCGTTGA
- the LOC131007221 gene encoding peptidyl-prolyl cis-trans isomerase FKBP43-like isoform X1, whose amino-acid sequence MKGASLIKMESGSDLDVELLQVYQKMLTLQHTQCGMLLQEFNTRSSSSKKKREKKRKRSEKKRDMSQPLLIEADKEATTLEQQQRDESKEERELSLQIIEPPVDGGIFNKEEMNIVEGEEKIENKAKELENKDVDLSIVCVEEKIENKAEELENKAADLSIACVEEKIENKAEELENKTADLSISLEDKIENQQLVPPNSGVMDNDVPSSSVMDNVVSLPALLRDVKVEDDGTKKTSSKKKKKKEDRKEEKMKEDRKEKKKKKKKKKKEEEEKMKEDRKETSCKVENRLFDLAILVMEEGDPNGKLACKGAKVKLHISAKVKGSEHPFESTKDGEPHIVKIDDERMIEGLRIGIEGMRVGEKRRVIIPPSLGYGDDGWEGMVPPNSWLEYEVHLIDTTMPR is encoded by the exons ATGAAAGGTGCGTCTCTCATAAAAATGGAGTCCGGGTCGGATTTGGATGTGGAACTACTTCAAGTGTATCAGAAAATGTTAACTCTTCAGCACACACAGTGTGGAATGCTTCTTCAAGAGTTCAACACTCGCTCCTCTTCCTCAA AGAAGAAGCGAGAGAAGAAGCGAAAGCGAAGTGAGAAAAAAAGGGACATGTCCCAACCACTACTCATTGAAGCAGATAAGGAAGCCACCACTCTAGAACAACAACAACG TGATGAGTCAAAGGAAGAGAGGGAACTTAGTCTCCAAATAATTGAGCCACCAGTAGACGGTGGGATATTCAACAAAGAAGAGATGAATATTGTTGAAGGTGAAGAGAAGATTGAAAATAAAGCCAAGGAGTTAGAAAACAAAGATGTGGACTTGTCAATTGTTTGTGTTGAAGAGAAGATTGAAAATAAAGCTGAGGAGTTAGAAAACAAAGCTGCGGACTTGTCAATTGCTTGTGTTGAAGAGAAGATTGAAAATAAAGCTGAGGAGTTAGAAAACAAAACTGCGGATTTGTCAATTTCTCTTGAAGACAAGATTGAGAATCAACAATT GGTTCCTCCTAATTCTGGTGTCATGGATAATGATGTTCCTAGTTCAAGTGTTATGGATAATGTTGTTTCTCTGCCAGCACTACTACGTGATGTTAAAGTAGAAGATGATGG CACAAAGAAGACAAGTtcgaaaaagaagaagaagaaggaggacaGAAAGGAGGAGAAGATGAAGGAGGACagaaaggagaagaagaagaagaagaagaagaagaagaaggaggaggaggagaagatGAAGGAGGACAGAAAGGAAACATCATGCAAAGTGGAAAATCGACTGTTTGATTTGGCAATACTTGTAATGGAAGAGGGAGACCCTAATGGAAAGTTAGCTTGCAAAGGGGCAAAG GTCAAACTTCATATTTCTGCCAAGGTCAAGGGCAGTGAGCACCCATTTGAGTCTACTAAAGACGGAGAACCTCATATTGTTAAAATAG ATGATGAGAGAATGATCGAGGGATTACGCATTGGCATTGAAG ggATGCGCGTTGGTGAAAAGAGGAGGGTCATTATTCCGCCATCTCTAGG TTATGGAGATGATGGTTGGGAGGGTATGGTACCGCCCAATTCATGGTTGGAATACGAGGTTCATTTGATAGATACTACTATGCCGCGTTGA